A genome region from Alistipes dispar includes the following:
- a CDS encoding ABC transporter permease, producing the protein MKIAFRNFLTMLRRYKASSLLNIVGLTLAFTAFYIILVQVRWELTYNRSIPDADRIYLVELQSWYEPGSWQSWINRPVSERVIASASGVEAGGCSWGGFGSGLVWRQNASRMGYDKFAVSAGAISVPLLDVFSFRSVEGDVHDMARSGSVIVSRRTAERLDVGVGDMLWVDTENPSPENAREIVAVFEDFPDNSLLAECEVAYDLGDRCLDDPSEWSFNYFVKLRPGTDPGQFVAFWDGVRREMNAEAAADGGYTSDELPVRLSSLPQLYFETDARVPCAQGSEATTWTLLGIALLVIVLAFINFVNFFFALVPVRIRTVNTFKVFGASASSLRFGFVFEAVGLVVVSLFAAWYLAFFVKGTEFASYISASLALSENLPVVAAVVAVALVMALSASLYPAWYITSFAPALVVKGSFSGTAGGRLLRTVLLGVQFTIAVGLIVATGFIRLQHDYMMNHDMGFDKRDLVAVRLSNTAARSYDVLRDRLLSDPRILDVTGAEGRLVNVSRMGWSREFKGRQVSFQAYIVKWNFLRMMGIPVTDGRDFLDSDDRKPVGSLICNEAARREFDLHLGDPIGGFCDDDPIVGFCADFNFKPLQYGVAPFVFYVLPEEMSQLSGGRSARVLYVRHAPDADIASVTEWIRRCIVETDPRLTPGELQVRTFGEELGAEYGKERRLSTVVGLFTLLSVVIALMGVFGIVLFETQRRRREIAIRKVMGATTGEVLRMFNRRYAAMVLVCFAVAAPLSAWAVSRWLSTFAYRVPMHWWVFAAALLAVLAVTVLTVTVRSWRAASENPADSVKSE; encoded by the coding sequence ATGAAAATCGCTTTCAGAAACTTTCTGACGATGCTGCGCCGTTACAAGGCCTCGTCGCTGCTGAACATCGTCGGCCTGACGCTGGCCTTCACGGCTTTCTACATCATTCTGGTCCAGGTGCGCTGGGAGCTGACCTACAACCGGTCGATTCCCGATGCCGACCGCATCTACCTCGTCGAGTTGCAGAGTTGGTACGAACCCGGCTCGTGGCAGTCGTGGATCAACCGGCCCGTTTCCGAACGGGTCATCGCCTCGGCTTCCGGCGTCGAGGCGGGAGGCTGCTCGTGGGGCGGCTTCGGTTCCGGTCTGGTCTGGCGGCAGAACGCCTCGCGGATGGGCTACGACAAGTTCGCGGTCTCCGCAGGCGCGATCTCCGTGCCGCTGCTCGACGTCTTCTCGTTCCGCTCCGTCGAGGGCGACGTGCACGACATGGCCCGTTCCGGCAGCGTCATCGTCTCCCGCCGGACGGCCGAACGGCTGGACGTCGGCGTGGGCGACATGCTTTGGGTAGATACCGAGAATCCCTCGCCGGAGAACGCCCGGGAGATCGTGGCCGTCTTCGAGGATTTTCCCGACAATTCGCTGCTCGCGGAGTGCGAGGTCGCCTACGATCTGGGCGACAGGTGTCTCGACGATCCGTCGGAGTGGAGTTTCAACTATTTCGTCAAGTTGCGCCCCGGGACCGATCCCGGGCAGTTCGTCGCCTTCTGGGACGGGGTGCGCCGCGAAATGAACGCCGAAGCGGCTGCGGACGGCGGATATACCTCGGACGAGCTGCCCGTCCGGCTTTCGTCCCTTCCGCAGCTCTACTTCGAGACCGATGCCCGCGTGCCGTGCGCCCAGGGGTCCGAGGCGACGACCTGGACGCTGCTGGGCATCGCCCTGCTGGTGATCGTGCTCGCCTTCATCAACTTCGTGAACTTCTTCTTCGCGCTGGTTCCCGTCCGCATCCGCACGGTCAATACCTTCAAGGTCTTCGGCGCGTCCGCCTCCTCGCTGCGTTTCGGTTTCGTCTTCGAGGCTGTCGGGCTGGTGGTCGTTTCGCTTTTCGCGGCATGGTATCTGGCCTTCTTCGTCAAGGGTACGGAGTTCGCCAGCTACATCTCCGCGTCGCTCGCTCTTTCGGAGAATCTGCCGGTCGTGGCCGCCGTCGTCGCCGTGGCGCTGGTCATGGCGTTGTCCGCGAGCCTCTATCCGGCGTGGTACATCACCTCGTTCGCTCCGGCGCTGGTCGTCAAGGGCTCCTTCTCGGGGACCGCGGGCGGGCGTTTGCTGCGCACGGTGCTGCTGGGGGTCCAGTTCACGATCGCCGTCGGGCTGATCGTCGCCACGGGCTTCATCCGTCTGCAACACGATTACATGATGAATCACGACATGGGATTCGACAAGCGCGACCTCGTGGCCGTCCGGTTGTCCAATACCGCCGCCAGGAGTTACGACGTCCTGCGCGACAGGCTTCTCTCCGATCCCCGCATCCTCGACGTCACGGGGGCCGAGGGACGGCTGGTCAATGTGAGCCGCATGGGCTGGAGCCGGGAGTTCAAGGGCAGGCAGGTCAGCTTCCAGGCCTATATCGTGAAGTGGAACTTCCTCCGCATGATGGGCATTCCCGTCACCGACGGCCGCGACTTCCTCGATTCCGACGACCGCAAGCCGGTCGGCTCGCTGATCTGCAACGAGGCGGCACGCCGCGAGTTCGACCTGCATCTGGGCGATCCGATCGGCGGCTTCTGCGACGACGACCCCATCGTGGGTTTCTGCGCCGACTTCAATTTCAAGCCTTTGCAGTACGGTGTCGCGCCCTTCGTCTTCTACGTCCTGCCCGAGGAGATGTCGCAGCTCTCGGGCGGCCGTTCGGCACGGGTGCTCTACGTCCGCCATGCGCCGGATGCCGACATCGCTTCGGTGACCGAGTGGATTCGCCGCTGCATCGTCGAGACGGACCCGCGCCTGACGCCGGGCGAGTTGCAGGTCCGCACCTTCGGGGAGGAGCTGGGAGCCGAGTACGGCAAGGAGCGTCGTCTCTCGACCGTGGTCGGGCTGTTCACGCTGCTGTCCGTGGTCATCGCGCTGATGGGCGTCTTCGGGATCGTGCTCTTCGAGACGCAGCGCCGGCGGCGGGAGATCGCCATCCGGAAGGTGATGGGCGCCACGACGGGCGAGGTGCTCCGTATGTTCAACCGGCGTTACGCCGCGATGGTGCTCGTCTGCTTCGCCGTGGCGGCTCCGCTGAGCGCGTGGGCCGTCTCGCGGTGGCTTTCGACGTTCGCCTACCGTGTGCCGATGCACTGGTGGGTCTTCGCTGCGGCGTTGCTGGCCGTGCTGGCCGTGACGGTGCTGACGGTCACCGTCCGTTCGTGGCGCGCCGCCTCGGAGAATCCCGCCGATTCGGTCAAGTCCGAATGA
- a CDS encoding ABC transporter permease, with the protein MRVILKNLFTALRRYPAAVALNVAGLAVAFAAFLVILIEVRFEYGFDTCHPGSERIFRVEMRSPELADSWFTMLNYPLISDLAGSSAHIEAASALEMLGPGLELEVPEPNGERRLFRETVKRCNSSFVRVLGLRLTEGDAAGLNTSAGLLLPRSLARRMFGDEPAVGRIVRIGGETCTVCGVYADLPANSVFPNWICRGGSDSDFEPFRSSHNYMCFIRLDSPASRDEVAAEMNHRIRAFYGSEEVGVRLTCVRDIYFARDILYDFPTKGNRRMTDILLAVAVLVIVIASINFVNFASALAPVRMKLINLQKILGAGVPSLRLSLLAESVAVAFAAYLAALCLVGCLAGTPFAGYVDADMSFAANRPLVGWCALVALGVGLVAGLYPAFYMTSFRPVLAVRGTFSHSAAGRRYRMALVGVQYVISIGLIVAALFVGLQNRYLRRYPTGYDRNRVVVVSLTSGALERRDALVGALKSRAEIEEVAFAFQRFGAEENFSGWARPYRDRGDISFRVLVVTPEFLRVLGVRPSEGRDFSDADPLREQGTYIFNQTARRRWDMRPGDCISETRHVSGWGEIAGFLPDGFRAYSRHRAEDPFALFVPGTVGWTLPLSYCYIRIAPGADLSAAVEHIRRSLHSVTPLEPDIEFLDTAVDTLYRKDFRAGVLVSAFSALAIFVSLMGVFGLVLFETQHRRKEIGIRKVCGATSASVLRMFNLRFVRIVLVSFLVAAPLARYGVSVWLRGFVDAVPLSAWVFFAALVIVLAITVLTVTVRSWRTAGENPVDSVKTE; encoded by the coding sequence ATGCGTGTCATTCTGAAAAACCTCTTCACGGCGTTGCGCCGTTATCCTGCGGCCGTCGCGCTCAACGTCGCGGGTCTGGCCGTGGCCTTCGCCGCCTTTCTCGTCATCCTGATCGAGGTGCGTTTCGAATACGGGTTCGATACGTGTCACCCCGGCTCCGAACGGATCTTCCGGGTCGAGATGCGCTCTCCGGAGCTGGCCGACTCCTGGTTCACGATGCTGAACTATCCGCTGATTTCCGACCTGGCAGGCTCCTCGGCCCATATCGAGGCGGCTTCGGCGCTGGAGATGCTGGGCCCCGGGCTGGAGCTGGAGGTCCCCGAGCCGAACGGCGAGCGCAGGCTCTTCCGCGAGACGGTGAAGCGGTGCAATTCCTCCTTCGTGCGTGTTCTGGGGCTGCGTCTCACCGAAGGCGACGCCGCCGGACTGAACACCTCCGCGGGGCTGCTGCTGCCCCGGTCGCTGGCGCGGCGCATGTTCGGCGACGAGCCGGCCGTGGGGCGGATCGTCCGGATCGGCGGGGAGACCTGCACGGTCTGCGGCGTATATGCGGACCTGCCTGCCAATTCGGTCTTCCCGAACTGGATTTGCCGGGGCGGCTCCGATTCCGATTTCGAGCCCTTCCGGTCGTCCCACAACTACATGTGTTTCATCCGCCTCGATTCGCCGGCCTCGCGCGACGAGGTCGCCGCGGAGATGAACCACCGCATCCGTGCCTTTTACGGCTCGGAGGAGGTCGGCGTGCGGCTGACCTGCGTCCGCGACATCTACTTCGCCCGCGACATCCTCTACGACTTCCCGACCAAGGGCAACCGCCGGATGACCGACATCCTGCTGGCCGTCGCCGTGCTGGTCATCGTCATCGCCTCGATCAACTTCGTCAATTTCGCCTCGGCGCTGGCTCCCGTGCGGATGAAACTCATCAATTTGCAGAAGATTCTGGGCGCCGGCGTCCCGTCGCTGCGCCTCTCGCTGCTGGCCGAGTCCGTCGCCGTCGCGTTTGCCGCCTACCTCGCGGCGCTCTGCCTCGTCGGCTGTCTGGCCGGCACGCCCTTCGCCGGGTATGTCGATGCCGACATGTCCTTCGCGGCGAACCGGCCGCTCGTGGGGTGGTGCGCGCTGGTCGCGCTGGGCGTGGGGCTCGTCGCCGGGCTGTATCCCGCCTTCTACATGACCTCCTTCCGTCCCGTGCTGGCCGTCCGGGGGACGTTCTCTCACTCCGCGGCGGGCCGCCGTTACCGCATGGCGCTCGTCGGCGTGCAGTACGTCATTTCGATCGGGCTGATCGTCGCCGCGCTTTTCGTCGGCCTTCAGAACCGCTATCTGCGCCGCTACCCCACGGGATACGACCGGAACCGCGTCGTCGTGGTCAGTCTGACGTCCGGGGCGCTCGAGCGGCGCGACGCGCTGGTCGGAGCGCTGAAGTCCCGCGCCGAGATCGAGGAGGTGGCCTTCGCCTTCCAGCGGTTCGGCGCCGAGGAGAACTTCTCCGGCTGGGCGCGCCCCTACCGGGACCGGGGCGACATCTCTTTCCGGGTGCTCGTCGTGACACCCGAATTCCTGCGCGTACTGGGCGTCCGGCCCTCCGAGGGAAGGGATTTCTCCGACGCCGATCCGCTGCGCGAGCAGGGAACCTATATTTTCAACCAGACGGCCCGCCGCAGGTGGGACATGCGCCCCGGCGACTGCATTTCGGAGACACGCCATGTTTCGGGCTGGGGCGAGATCGCGGGGTTCCTGCCCGACGGCTTCCGCGCCTACTCCCGCCACCGGGCCGAGGATCCCTTCGCGCTCTTCGTTCCGGGGACCGTGGGGTGGACGCTTCCGCTCTCCTATTGCTATATCCGCATCGCTCCCGGGGCGGACCTCTCCGCGGCCGTGGAGCACATCCGCAGGTCGCTGCACTCCGTCACGCCGCTCGAACCCGACATCGAGTTCCTCGATACGGCGGTCGATACCCTCTACCGCAAGGATTTCCGCGCCGGCGTGCTCGTCTCGGCGTTCTCCGCGCTGGCGATCTTCGTCTCGCTGATGGGCGTCTTCGGGCTGGTGTTGTTCGAGACCCAGCACCGCCGCAAGGAGATCGGCATCCGCAAGGTCTGCGGCGCTACGTCGGCTTCGGTTCTCCGCATGTTCAACCTGCGTTTCGTGCGGATCGTCCTCGTGAGTTTCCTCGTCGCCGCGCCGCTGGCCCGGTACGGCGTCTCGGTCTGGCTCCGCGGCTTCGTCGATGCCGTGCCGCTGAGTGCGTGGGTCTTCTTCGCGGCCCTTGTGATCGTGCTCGCGATCACCGTCCTCACCGTCACCGTCCGCTCCTGGCGCACGGCCGGCGAAAATCCCGTCGATTCCGTCAAAACCGAATAA
- a CDS encoding TolC family protein: MTLDACMRYAVEHSPAVRRQDYANRNYRQDYIASVAALVPSVNGAVSASTSFGRSVDPETNTYTDVSNFDNSYSASGQMPLFAGLTGINTVRAAKVMRLQGVEELQLARDEVALRTMEAYFDVVYYTGSVRLAREQLETSAAELAKSRKLLELGLKSAADVAEVESQCASDDYLVTQQENNLALAEIALSEAMNYPADRPLVIDTDIAVGTPAGTVPFDDVLAYALDNHPKALAAGYDVRHSRLQFSVAKGNLYPSISVGGGYSTNFFMNLDDRTQYAAFPAQFRDNRGYYFSAQLSIPIFGGLSRRTSLNRARNNWRIAELRRVETLRALQSEIAQAYQQMLGYGKEFVQASKKSDAAQLAYDAVAGKYERGMVSALDLQTAADKLLQARSERLRARLQYIVRVRLVEYYNGEPLIR; this comes from the coding sequence ATGACGCTCGACGCCTGCATGCGCTATGCCGTCGAACACAGTCCCGCCGTCCGCCGGCAGGATTACGCCAACCGCAACTACCGGCAGGATTACATCGCCTCCGTCGCCGCGCTGGTCCCCTCGGTGAACGGTGCGGTCAGCGCCTCCACGAGTTTCGGCCGTTCGGTCGATCCCGAGACCAACACCTACACCGACGTCTCGAATTTCGACAACTCCTATTCCGCTTCGGGACAGATGCCTCTCTTCGCGGGCCTCACGGGGATCAACACCGTCCGCGCCGCGAAGGTGATGCGTCTGCAAGGCGTCGAGGAGCTGCAACTGGCCCGCGACGAAGTCGCGCTCCGGACCATGGAGGCCTATTTCGACGTGGTCTATTATACGGGGAGCGTGCGGCTGGCCCGCGAGCAGCTCGAGACCAGCGCCGCCGAGCTGGCCAAGAGCCGCAAGCTGCTCGAACTGGGGCTTAAAAGCGCCGCCGACGTCGCCGAGGTCGAGTCGCAGTGCGCTTCGGACGACTACCTGGTGACCCAGCAGGAGAACAACCTCGCGCTCGCGGAGATCGCCCTTTCGGAGGCGATGAACTATCCGGCGGACCGTCCGCTGGTCATCGACACCGATATCGCCGTCGGGACTCCCGCCGGCACGGTTCCCTTCGACGACGTGTTGGCCTACGCCCTCGACAACCATCCCAAGGCGCTGGCCGCCGGTTACGACGTCCGCCATTCGCGTCTGCAATTCTCCGTGGCCAAAGGCAACCTCTATCCCTCGATCTCCGTGGGCGGCGGCTATTCGACCAATTTCTTCATGAACCTCGACGACCGCACGCAGTACGCCGCCTTTCCGGCGCAGTTCCGCGACAACCGCGGCTACTACTTCTCCGCGCAGCTCAGCATCCCGATCTTCGGCGGGCTGTCGCGCCGCACGAGCCTGAACCGCGCCCGCAACAACTGGCGCATCGCCGAGCTGCGCCGCGTCGAGACGCTCCGCGCCCTGCAGAGCGAGATCGCGCAGGCCTACCAGCAGATGCTCGGCTACGGCAAGGAGTTCGTGCAGGCGTCGAAGAAATCCGACGCCGCGCAGTTGGCCTACGACGCCGTCGCCGGCAAGTACGAACGGGGCATGGTCTCGGCCCTCGACCTCCAGACGGCGGCCGACAAGCTGCTTCAGGCCCGTTCCGAACGGCTCCGCGCCCGCCTCCAGTACATCGTCCGGGTCCGCCTGGTGGAGTACTACAACGGCGAGCCCCTCATCCGCTGA
- a CDS encoding efflux RND transporter periplasmic adaptor subunit, which yields MDIRIEKKKGIRALFTRRGLPYLAGALLLVFVVWLLLRDDSSTLRIDARTISVGEVVRGEFNDYIRVTGQVQPITTVQLSPLEAGVVERLVVEEGTTVRKGDVLVVLSNTSLTLEILNSEAELAEKQNILRNTLISMEQEKLDLRLDKVQLDLDVERKRRTWRQNEELYRNDLIAREEWLQSKEDYELAAKKRELNVERQIQDSLYRSVQIEQMEENLDNMKRNMQLIRERIGNLNVKSPIDGEVGLLDVVLGQSVTSGQKIGQVNDLSDYKVEAQIDESYIDRVRAGLDASFERQDTNFTMRLRKVYPEVRDGRFRADFTFRGPHPDNIRSGQTYYLHLELGQPSEAVIIPRGSFYQTTGGAWVYVLSPEGDRAFKRPVRIGRQNPQYYEVLDGLEPGERVIVSGYENYGANDVLILNR from the coding sequence ATGGACATCCGTATCGAAAAGAAGAAGGGCATCCGCGCCCTGTTCACCAGGCGGGGCCTTCCCTATCTGGCCGGGGCCCTGCTCCTGGTCTTCGTGGTGTGGCTGCTGCTGCGCGACGACTCCTCGACGCTGCGCATCGACGCCCGCACGATTTCCGTGGGCGAAGTCGTGCGCGGCGAGTTCAACGACTACATCCGCGTCACGGGGCAGGTGCAGCCCATCACCACCGTGCAGCTCAGCCCGCTCGAAGCGGGCGTCGTCGAACGGCTCGTGGTCGAGGAGGGCACGACGGTCCGCAAGGGCGACGTGCTCGTGGTGCTGAGCAACACGTCGCTCACGCTCGAGATACTGAACAGCGAGGCCGAACTGGCCGAGAAGCAGAACATCCTACGCAACACGCTGATTTCGATGGAGCAGGAAAAGCTCGACCTGCGGCTGGACAAGGTGCAGCTGGACCTCGACGTGGAGCGCAAGCGGCGCACGTGGCGCCAGAACGAGGAGCTGTACCGCAACGACCTGATCGCCCGCGAGGAGTGGTTGCAGTCGAAGGAGGACTACGAGCTGGCGGCCAAGAAACGCGAGCTGAACGTCGAGCGTCAGATTCAGGATTCGCTCTACCGCTCCGTGCAGATCGAGCAGATGGAGGAGAACCTCGACAACATGAAACGCAACATGCAGCTCATCCGCGAGCGCATCGGCAACCTGAACGTCAAGTCGCCCATCGACGGCGAGGTGGGGCTGCTGGACGTCGTGCTCGGACAGTCCGTCACTTCGGGCCAGAAGATCGGACAGGTGAACGACCTGTCGGACTACAAGGTCGAGGCGCAGATCGACGAGAGCTACATCGACCGCGTGCGTGCGGGTCTCGACGCCTCGTTCGAACGGCAGGATACGAACTTCACGATGCGCCTCAGGAAGGTCTATCCCGAGGTGCGCGACGGCCGTTTCCGCGCCGACTTCACCTTCCGGGGACCCCATCCGGACAACATCCGCAGCGGCCAGACCTACTACCTGCACCTCGAGCTGGGGCAGCCCTCCGAAGCGGTCATCATTCCCCGCGGGTCGTTCTACCAGACCACGGGCGGCGCGTGGGTTTACGTCCTTTCGCCCGAAGGCGACCGTGCCTTCAAGCGTCCGGTCCGCATCGGCCGCCAGAATCCGCAGTACTACGAGGTGCTCGACGGCCTGGAGCCGGGCGAGCGGGTGATCGTTTCGGGCTATGAAAACTACGGTGCGAACGACGTGCTGATTCTCAACCGCTGA
- a CDS encoding 1-deoxy-D-xylulose-5-phosphate synthase, with the protein MYLEKIDAPQDLRGLTTEQLRALADEIREALLRKLSAHGGHIGPNLGMVEATIALHRVFDSPKDKIIYDVSHQSYVHKMLTGRREAFLDPADYDEVSGYTNPQESEHDHFTIGHTSTSVSLACGLAKARDLRGGSENVIAVIGDGSLSGGEAYEGLSNAGEAGTNLIVVVNDNEMSIAENHGGLYANLRELRESDGKAPCNFFRALGLDYLYVKEGNDIEALTAAFRQVKDTPRPVVVHIRTLKGKGYAPAERQKERFHWGMPFDLATGEPKAAGGGEDYCDLTGRFLLERMRTQPELVAITSGTPAVMGFTPERRREAGRQLVDVGIAEEHAVALASGIAKAGGRPVYGVYSTFIQRCYDQLSQDLCINGNPAVIAVFMGTAAGMNDATHLGFFDIPLLANIPNLVYLAPTCAEEYFAMLDWAIRQREHPVAVRVPGAAVVHRPGPFDTEYGELNRYRVERRGREVAILALGSFHALGEETADRLKTEAGIDATLVNPRYITGLDEELLEELLRDHRAVVTLEDGSLDGGFGEKIARRYGPTPMRVLNYGLRKEFADRYDLGELLRANRLTGEQIAEDVLRIVR; encoded by the coding sequence ATGTATCTTGAAAAAATCGACGCTCCGCAGGACCTCCGGGGTCTCACGACGGAGCAACTGCGTGCGCTGGCGGACGAGATCCGCGAGGCGCTGCTGCGGAAACTGAGCGCCCACGGCGGACATATCGGACCGAACCTGGGCATGGTGGAGGCCACGATCGCCCTGCACCGCGTATTCGACTCGCCGAAGGACAAGATCATCTACGACGTCTCGCACCAGAGCTATGTCCACAAGATGCTGACGGGCCGCCGCGAGGCGTTCCTCGATCCGGCGGACTACGACGAGGTGTCGGGTTACACCAATCCGCAGGAGAGCGAGCACGACCACTTCACGATCGGCCACACCTCGACCTCGGTGAGCCTGGCCTGCGGATTGGCCAAGGCCCGCGACCTGCGGGGCGGCAGCGAGAACGTGATCGCCGTGATCGGCGACGGCTCGCTGAGCGGCGGCGAAGCCTACGAAGGACTGAGCAATGCCGGAGAGGCGGGCACGAACCTCATCGTCGTGGTGAACGACAACGAAATGTCGATCGCCGAGAACCACGGCGGCCTCTACGCCAACCTGCGCGAACTGCGCGAAAGCGACGGCAAGGCCCCGTGCAACTTCTTCCGCGCGCTGGGGCTGGACTACCTCTACGTGAAGGAGGGCAACGACATCGAGGCGCTCACCGCCGCCTTCCGGCAGGTGAAGGACACGCCGCGACCGGTCGTCGTGCATATCCGCACGCTCAAGGGCAAGGGATACGCCCCGGCCGAGCGGCAGAAGGAGCGGTTCCACTGGGGAATGCCGTTCGACCTGGCGACGGGCGAACCGAAAGCCGCAGGCGGCGGGGAGGACTACTGCGACCTGACGGGCCGCTTCCTGCTGGAACGGATGCGCACGCAGCCCGAGCTGGTGGCCATCACGTCGGGAACCCCGGCCGTCATGGGATTCACGCCCGAACGCCGCCGCGAAGCCGGACGGCAGCTCGTGGACGTGGGTATCGCCGAAGAGCACGCCGTGGCGCTGGCTTCAGGCATCGCAAAGGCCGGAGGCCGCCCCGTGTACGGCGTGTACAGCACCTTCATCCAACGCTGCTACGACCAGCTCTCGCAGGACCTCTGCATCAACGGGAATCCGGCGGTGATCGCCGTATTCATGGGGACCGCGGCGGGCATGAACGACGCGACGCACCTCGGGTTCTTCGACATCCCGCTGCTGGCGAACATCCCGAATCTGGTCTATCTGGCGCCGACCTGCGCGGAGGAGTACTTCGCCATGCTCGACTGGGCGATCCGCCAGCGGGAACACCCCGTGGCCGTGCGTGTGCCGGGAGCCGCCGTAGTGCACCGTCCCGGGCCGTTCGACACGGAATACGGCGAACTGAACCGCTACCGCGTGGAGCGCAGGGGCAGGGAGGTGGCCATCCTGGCGCTCGGGTCGTTCCATGCGCTGGGCGAGGAGACGGCCGACCGGCTGAAAACCGAGGCGGGAATCGACGCGACGCTGGTGAATCCGCGCTACATCACGGGCCTCGACGAGGAGCTGCTGGAGGAGCTGCTGCGCGATCACCGGGCGGTCGTCACGCTGGAGGACGGCTCGCTGGACGGAGGTTTCGGCGAGAAGATCGCCCGGCGGTACGGCCCCACGCCGATGCGGGTGCTGAACTACGGACTCCGCAAGGAGTTCGCCGACCGCTACGACCTCGGAGAGCTGCTGCGCGCGAACCGGCTGACCGGAGAGCAGATCGCGGAGGACGTGCTGCGCATCGTGCGATAG
- a CDS encoding flavodoxin family protein, producing the protein MAKRVLILSSSPRRGGNSDRLCDEFLRGAAEAGHDAEKIFLRDRTIGYCTGCGACSRDGKPCPQRDDAAEIIDKMVRADVIAMATPVYFYTMAAQMKTLIDRCCARYTEISGKEFYLLLTAAEEEREKMLRTADTFQGFFDCLEEPHLRATVFGTGVWHAGEIAGHPALREAYEAGKGI; encoded by the coding sequence ATGGCGAAACGAGTACTGATTCTTTCATCCAGCCCGCGCCGGGGCGGCAACTCCGACCGGCTCTGCGACGAGTTCCTGCGCGGAGCCGCCGAGGCGGGCCACGACGCGGAGAAGATTTTCCTGCGCGACCGGACCATCGGCTACTGCACGGGATGCGGCGCATGCAGCCGCGACGGCAAACCCTGCCCGCAGCGGGACGACGCGGCGGAGATCATCGACAAGATGGTGCGGGCCGACGTGATCGCGATGGCCACGCCGGTCTATTTCTACACGATGGCGGCCCAGATGAAAACCCTGATCGACCGCTGCTGCGCACGTTACACGGAGATCAGCGGCAAGGAGTTTTACCTCCTGCTCACGGCCGCCGAGGAGGAGCGGGAGAAGATGCTCCGCACGGCAGACACCTTCCAGGGGTTCTTCGACTGCCTGGAGGAGCCGCACCTCCGTGCGACCGTATTCGGCACGGGCGTGTGGCACGCGGGCGAAATCGCGGGACATCCCGCCCTGCGCGAAGCCTACGAAGCGGGGAAAGGCATCTGA
- a CDS encoding ABC transporter ATP-binding protein, whose translation MLKVENLRKVFRTEEIETIALNGVSFDVDEGEFVAVMGPSGCGKSTLLNILGLLDNPTSGSYSLLGQEVAAFRERDRTKFRKGNIGFVFQSFNLIDELNVFENVELPLIYMRVKAAERKRRVNEILGRMNISHRAEHFPQQLSGGQQQRVAIARAVVSNPKLILADEPTGNLDSKNGREVMELLSELNREGTTVIMVTHSQYDSTFAHRVLHLFDGELVKDLANRM comes from the coding sequence ATGCTGAAAGTCGAGAACCTCCGCAAGGTCTTCCGGACCGAGGAGATCGAAACCATCGCCCTGAACGGCGTGTCGTTCGACGTGGACGAGGGCGAGTTCGTCGCCGTCATGGGGCCTTCGGGATGCGGCAAGTCCACGCTGCTCAATATTCTGGGCCTGCTGGACAATCCCACTTCCGGGAGCTACTCCCTGCTGGGGCAGGAGGTCGCCGCCTTCCGGGAGAGGGACCGCACGAAGTTCCGCAAGGGCAATATCGGCTTCGTCTTCCAGTCGTTCAACCTGATCGACGAGCTGAACGTCTTCGAGAACGTCGAGCTGCCGCTGATCTACATGCGCGTGAAGGCCGCCGAGCGCAAGCGCCGCGTGAACGAGATCCTGGGCCGCATGAACATTTCGCACCGTGCCGAGCACTTTCCGCAGCAGCTTTCGGGCGGTCAGCAGCAGCGCGTGGCCATCGCCCGCGCCGTGGTGTCGAATCCCAAGCTGATCCTGGCCGACGAGCCTACGGGCAACCTCGATTCGAAGAACGGCCGCGAGGTGATGGAACTGCTCTCGGAGCTCAACCGCGAGGGCACGACGGTCATCATGGTGACCCACTCGCAGTACGATTCGACCTTCGCCCACCGCGTGCTGCACCTGTTCGACGGCGAACTGGTCAAGGACCTCGCGAACCGCATGTGA